A region from the Patescibacteria group bacterium genome encodes:
- a CDS encoding mechanosensitive ion channel has product MQEFIINIIKQNAVDIIWITILFFFGKLVLKLTVKRLARIVDDGDDENVSQKEKRAETLGNIIITTGNVVVYVVILLMTLSLFGIDIRPVLAGAGVIGLAIGFGAQSLVKDFVSGLFILVENQYGIGDKVKIGSFEGKVIRITMRSTVLKNNEGQTYYISNGLIKDVTNMSQNKG; this is encoded by the coding sequence ATGCAGGAATTTATCATTAACATCATCAAGCAAAACGCGGTAGATATTATTTGGATTACTATTTTGTTCTTTTTTGGTAAATTAGTTTTGAAATTAACCGTTAAGCGGCTGGCGCGGATAGTCGACGACGGGGATGACGAGAATGTTTCTCAAAAAGAAAAGAGAGCAGAAACTCTAGGAAACATAATTATCACAACAGGCAATGTCGTTGTTTATGTTGTGATTTTACTCATGACATTGAGTTTGTTCGGTATTGATATACGACCGGTATTAGCTGGTGCAGGTGTTATTGGACTTGCAATTGGCTTCGGGGCTCAATCATTAGTAAAGGACTTTGTTTCAGGACTGTTTATTTTAGTTGAAAATCAATATGGAATTGGCGACAAGGTAAAAATAGGTAGTTTTGAAGGGAAAGTTATAAGGATTACGATGCGTTCAACGGTGCTAAAGAATAATGAGGGACAAACATATTATATATCAAACGGACTAATTAAAGATGTAACCAACATGTCTCAAAACAAGGGTTAA